A window of Gudongella oleilytica genomic DNA:
CTGCTATAATAGATGATCTCAAGCTCAGGAAGGCAATAGTAGTAAATTTCGAACAACTTGACACAACTGTTAAGAGGCAGATATTTGACTTTATTAATGGTGGATTATATGCAGTAGAGGGTAAAATTCAGAAGGTAACTAAGGATATATTTATTTTAGCTCCAAGTAATATAGAAATCGACGGCCTTAAGGATGAGCTTAAAAACAGAGGGATTTTCCCTTGGTAAGGAGAATTTAATGTATACAGTGCTAAGATCTGTCAGGATATTATTTGATATAATCGAGATACTGATTATAATAAGAATTTTTATGTCCATTTTCAGAGTATCTATGGATAATGTAGTTGGAAAGGCTGTTTTAGAGCTAACAGAGCCTATAATGTCTCCAGCGAGAGCTCTTCTGGACAAACTTGGATTAGGAAGAGGATTTATCGACTTCTCTCCATGGGTTGCAATATTGTTTCTAAGACTAGCTTATACTCTGCTGATTAATATTGCGGGGTGATTAGTTGCTGGACAGAGAAAGGCTGACATCACATATAAAGAAACCCGAGCTGCTATTAAAGATGAGGATGCTTATCGACAAGGCAGAGATTGCCTTAAATAAACATGTGGTAGTTGATACTGATTTTATAGACCCCTTCGAGAGAAAAACAGCAATGGCGATATTTAACGGGATACACAATCTTGGCTACTTGGAAGCTGGAGGGCCTGAATTTGCTGAAAGAAAGTATTTTCTTCTATTTCCGGACTATATGGTACAAATGGATTTCATTGAGTACACAAGTTACTTGGAAATATCTGGGGATATTAACTCATTGAATCATAGGGATTTCCTGGGGAGCCTCATGAGCATGGGTATAAAAAGAGGAAAGATCGGGGATATTTTTATTGGAGAGAAAAGTGCTATCGTTTCCTTGAAAAAAGAGATCGGAGATTACCTATTGATGAACATTCAGAAGGTCGGAAATGTAAATGTCAAATGTTCTCTAATCTCTATAGATAAGGTAGTATTTAAAGAACAAGCTTATGAACGCAAGGATTTATTTATTGCATCAGAAAGGCTTGATGTGATGTTAGGAGCAGCATTCAATCTATCCAGAAATGAAAGTCAGGCAAAAATTGAAGCCGGTGATATAAAAGTAAATTGGGAGTCGGTTGAAAAGTCCAGTTACAAACTTGAGCCTGGAGATATGATTTCAGCAAGGGGTCTTGGGAGAGCTCTTTATGAGACAAGGAATGGCTTGAGTAAAAAAGGAAGGCTTAATATTGCATTAAAAATTTATAAATAACGGAGTGATGACATGATAACACCTCTTGATATTCAAAACAAGGTTTTTTCAAGGTCGTTCAGAGGCTACAGCCCTAAGGCCGTTAACTCATTCCTCAACGAGATACTCGAGGATTACGAAAAGATGTACAAGGAAAATATCGAGTATAAGGACAAGATCAGCATGCTTACGGACCAGATAAGACAGTATAATACTATGGAGGAAACTCTTAAGAATACGTTGATCATTGCGCAAAAAACAGCTGAAGAGGTTGCTCTGAATGCGAGAAGCAAAGCTGATTTAATTATCGGTAATGCCGAAGATGAAGGCAG
This region includes:
- a CDS encoding cell division protein SepF, producing the protein MGKIMDKFKYFIGIDDYEEEDEYTHEEETIEDESYDVAAPKSRKYNNKVVNIHTNSNMKISVHEPLSYEEAPAIIDDLKLRKAIVVNFEQLDTTVKRQIFDFINGGLYAVEGKIQKVTKDIFILAPSNIEIDGLKDELKNRGIFPW
- a CDS encoding YggT family protein, yielding MYTVLRSVRILFDIIEILIIIRIFMSIFRVSMDNVVGKAVLELTEPIMSPARALLDKLGLGRGFIDFSPWVAILFLRLAYTLLINIAG
- a CDS encoding RNA-binding protein, producing MLDRERLTSHIKKPELLLKMRMLIDKAEIALNKHVVVDTDFIDPFERKTAMAIFNGIHNLGYLEAGGPEFAERKYFLLFPDYMVQMDFIEYTSYLEISGDINSLNHRDFLGSLMSMGIKRGKIGDIFIGEKSAIVSLKKEIGDYLLMNIQKVGNVNVKCSLISIDKVVFKEQAYERKDLFIASERLDVMLGAAFNLSRNESQAKIEAGDIKVNWESVEKSSYKLEPGDMISARGLGRALYETRNGLSKKGRLNIALKIYK
- a CDS encoding DivIVA domain-containing protein; its protein translation is MITPLDIQNKVFSRSFRGYSPKAVNSFLNEILEDYEKMYKENIEYKDKISMLTDQIRQYNTMEETLKNTLIIAQKTAEEVALNARSKADLIIGNAEDEGRRLIEKTKEEVRDIKDEYDQLRKEMYIFKTRYESFLQSQILSLNNYYKEAEEFLITEVNSVREEQGA